One stretch of Arthrobacter polaris DNA includes these proteins:
- the hpaH gene encoding 2-oxo-hept-4-ene-1,7-dioate hydratase, whose translation MLDDATIAGIADELVEAGRSRVPVPRLTQRYPEMTVEDSYRVQRLWRERGEAAGRVLGGHKIGLTSKAMQYATGITEPDYGVIFKDMILENGCTVEWKQYSHPRIEVELAFLLKEDIEGPNATIFDVLRATEYVVPALEILDSRIEMEGRTIVDTISDNAAMGAMVVGGIPVRPDDVDLRWVAAILYKNQTVEETGVAAGVLNHXAQGVSWLANKIAPHGDGLKAGELILAGSFTRPMWVNPGXTVXADYGKLGTITCRFE comes from the coding sequence ATGCTCGATGATGCAACTATTGCCGGCATTGCCGACGAACTTGTGGAGGCTGGCAGGAGCCGGGTCCCGGTGCCCCGGCTGACGCAGCGCTACCCGGAGATGACGGTGGAGGACTCCTACCGTGTCCAGCGGTTGTGGCGTGAGCGTGGCGAGGCTGCCGGGCGAGTGCTGGGCGGGCACAAGATCGGCCTGACGTCCAAGGCCATGCAGTACGCCACCGGCATCACCGAACCGGATTACGGGGTCATTTTCAAGGACATGATCCTGGAGAACGGCTGCACCGTGGAATGGAAACAGTATTCACACCCGCGCATTGAGGTGGAGCTGGCGTTCCTGCTCAAGGAGGACATCGAGGGGCCCAACGCCACCATCTTTGACGTGCTGCGCGCCACCGAATACGTGGTGCCTGCCCTGGAGATCCTGGATTCCAGGATCGAGATGGAGGGCCGGACCATCGTGGACACCATCAGCGACAACGCCGCCATGGGCGCCATGGTGGTGGGCGGCATCCCGGTGCGGCCCGACGACGTCGACCTGCGCTGGGTGGCCGCCATCCTGTACAAGAACCAGACAGTTGAGGAGACCGGCGTCGCGGCCGGCGTGTTGAACCACNCCGCCCAAGGTGTGTCGTGGCTGGCCAACAAGATCGCCCCGCACGGGGACGGACTCAAGGCCGGGGAACTTATCCTCGCAGGCTCTTTCACCCGGCCCATGTGGGTCAATCCAGGGNACACTGTTNTTGCCGACTACGGAAAGTTGGGGACCATCACATGCCGCTTCGAGTGA
- a CDS encoding HpcH/HpaI aldolase/citrate lyase family protein: MPLRVNLAPSFKDALAVSNRPLAGMWVCSGSPLVAEICAGAGLDWLLVDAEHSPNGLEGILAQLQAVSSYSVTAVVRPPVNDTVIIKQYLDLGAQSLLIPMVHTADDARAAVAATRYPPHGVRGVGSALARSARWNRVPDYLTRATDTITVIVQIESTQAVENLESIMAVDGIDAVFLGPSDLAASMXVLGQQEHPDVVAAVELCITLANAAGKPVGVNAFAEATARRYLDAGVDFILTGADVALLARGSEALANKYVPAADTGPTTSY; encoded by the coding sequence ATGCCGCTTCGAGTGAACCTTGCCCCGTCCTTCAAGGATGCCTTGGCAGTATCCAACCGGCCGCTGGCGGGCATGTGGGTGTGCTCCGGCAGCCCGCTCGTGGCAGAAATTTGTGCCGGTGCCGGACTTGACTGGCTGCTGGTGGACGCCGAGCACAGCCCCAACGGGCTCGAGGGCATCCTGGCCCAGCTCCAGGCCGTGAGCAGTTATTCGGTCACGGCCGTAGTGCGTCCACCCGTCAACGACACCGTGATCATCAAGCAGTATCTGGACCTGGGCGCACAGTCCCTGTTGATCCCCATGGTCCACACGGCCGACGACGCCCGGGCTGCGGTCGCCGCTACCCGCTACCCGCCGCACGGTGTGCGCGGTGTGGGCTCGGCGCTGGCCCGTTCGGCACGGTGGAACCGCGTCCCGGACTATCTGACCCGGGCAACGGACACCATCACCGTCATCGTCCAGATCGAGTCCACCCAGGCCGTGGAGAACCTCGAGTCGATCATGGCCGTGGACGGGATCGACGCCGTCTTCCTCGGCCCGTCCGATCTCGCCGCTTCGATGNGGGTGCTGGGGCAGCAGGAACACCCCGACGTGGTGGCCGCCGTGGAACTCTGCATCACACTGGCCAACGCAGCCGGCAAGCCGGTTGGTGTGAACGCCTTCGCCGAAGCCACCGCCCGCCGATATTTGGACGCTGGGGTGGATTTCATCCTCACCGGCGCCGACGTCGCACTGCTGGCACGCGGCAGCGAAGCCCTGGCCAACAAATATGTCCCGGCCGCAGACACTGGCCCGACCACAAGTTATTGA
- a CDS encoding GntR family transcriptional regulator, whose protein sequence is MTQSAGAPAGSKSEQAYAAIKDKILAGKYTXGYRLVLAKIADDLGFSVVPVREAIRRLEAESYIIFERNIGATVAGIDPTEYLYTMQTLSIVEGAATALSAPMISAADIARARAVNTXMRECLADFDPILFTALNLDFHSILFENCPNPHILDLVHRGWNRLQALRSSTFSYVPGRAQQSVAEHEALLALIESGAGPDDVEHAARAHRTATLDAYLARTSHPTQH, encoded by the coding sequence ATCACCCAGTCAGCCGGCGCACCTGCAGGCAGCAAGTCCGAGCAGGCCTACGCGGCCATCAAGGACAAGATCCTGGCCGGGAAATACACCNCCGGCTACCGGCTGGTGCTGGCCAAGATTGCTGACGACCTGGGATTCTCCGTGGTCCCGGTCCGCGAAGCCATCCGCCGGCTGGAGGCGGAAAGCTACATCATCTTTGAACGCAACATTGGTGCCACGGTGGCCGGGATAGACCCGACCGAATACCTGTACACCATGCAGACCCTGAGCATTGTGGAAGGCGCCGCCACGGCACTTTCCGCGCCCATGATCTCAGCAGCCGATATTGCCCGGGCTCGGGCAGTGAACACANAAATGCGCGAATGCCTAGCCGATTTCGACCCGATTTTGTTCACGGCGCTGAACCTGGACTTCCACAGCATACTGTTTGAGAACTGCCCCAACCCGCACATCCTGGACCTTGTCCACCGTGGTTGGAACCGGCTGCAGGCGCTGCGTTCCTCCACGTTCAGCTACGTCCCCGGCCGCGCACAGCAGTCAGTGGCCGAGCATGAAGCACTGCTGGCGCTGATCGAAAGCGGTGCCGGGCCGGACGATGTCGAACACGCCGCCCGTGCCCACCGCACCGCCACTCTCGACGCCTACTTGGCGCGAACCTCCCACCCAACACAGCACTGA
- the hpaE gene encoding 5-carboxymethyl-2-hydroxymuconate semialdehyde dehydrogenase: MADHYVPENLPTRIQHYIDGKFVDSVNGATLXVLDPVSNTNYATAAAGQKEDIDLAVAAATKAFNDGPWPRMKPRERSRILNKIADAVEAQEARLAELESFDSGLPITQARGQAMRAAENFRFFADLIVAQFDDAMKVPGSQINYVNRKPIGVAGLITXWNTPFMLESWKLAXSLASGCTVVLKPAEFTPLSASLWAGIFEEAGLPQGVFNLVNGLGEEAGDALVKHXDVPLISFTGETTTGQTIFRNAATNLKGLSMELGGKSPCVVFADADFDAAIDSALFGVFSLNGERCTAGSRILVERSIYDEFCEKYAARAKNIVVGDPHDPKTEVGALVHXEHYNKVMSYVDIGKSEGRLLAGGGRXEGLDHGNYVAXTVFADVKPEARIFQEEIFGPVVAITXFDTDEEALELANGVKYGLAAYIWTQNLTRAHNFAQNVEAGMVWLNSHNVRDLRTPFGGVKASGLGHEGGFRSIDFYTDQQAVHITLGAVHTPKFGASTSN; the protein is encoded by the coding sequence ATGGCTGATCACTACGTACCGGAAAACCTTCCCACCCGCATCCAGCACTACATTGACGGAAAGTTCGTCGACTCCGTCAATGGCGCAACGTTGNACGTCCTAGATCCCGTGTCGAACACCAACTACGCCACCGCCGCCGCTGGCCAGAAGGAAGACATCGACCTGGCCGTGGCCGCTGCAACCAAGGCCTTCAACGACGGGCCATGGCCGCGCATGAAGCCGCGCGAGCGTTCACGCATCCTGAACAAGATCGCCGACGCCGTCGAGGCCCAGGAAGCGCGCCTGGCGGAGCTGGAGAGCTTTGACTCCGGCCTGCCCATCACCCAGGCACGCGGCCAGGCCATGCGTGCCGCTGAAAACTTCCGTTTCTTTGCCGACTTGATCGTGGCCCAGTTCGACGACGCCATGAAGGTCCCCGGCTCCCAGATCAACTACGTGAACCGCAAGCCGATCGGTGTCGCCGGGCTCATCACCNCCTGGAACACGCCGTTCATGCTCGAGTCTTGGAAGCTGGCCNCTTCGCTGGCCTCGGGCTGCACCGTGGTGCTCAAGCCGGCTGAGTTCACCCCGCTCTCCGCCTCACTGTGGGCCGGAATCTTCGAGGAAGCCGGACTACCCCAGGGTGTGTTCAACCTGGTCAACGGCCTCGGCGAAGAAGCAGGAGACGCACTCGTCAAGCACNCCGACGTCCCGCTGATCTCCTTCACCGGCGAAACCACCACTGGCCAAACCATCTTCCGCAACGCCGCCACGAACCTGAAGGGCCTGTCCATGGAACTGGGCGGCAAGAGCCCTTGCGTAGTGTTTGCCGACGCCGACTTCGACGCCGCGATCGACTCCGCACTGTTCGGCGTCTTCTCCCTCAACGGCGAGCGCTGCACGGCTGGCTCACGCATTCTGGTTGAGCGCTCCATCTACGACGAATTCTGTGAAAAGTACGCCGCCCGCGCCAAGAATATTGTGGTCGGGGACCCGCACGATCCCAAGACCGAGGTGGGCGCCCTGGTTCACNCCGAGCACTACAACAAGGTCATGTCCTACGTTGACATTGGCAAGTCCGAGGGCCGCCTGCTGGCTGGCGGCGGGCGCNCCGAGGGGCTGGACCACGGCAACTACGTAGCCNCCACCGTCTTTGCGGATGTGAAGCCCGAGGCACGGATCTTCCAGGAGGAAATCTTCGGCCCCGTCGTCGCCATCACCNCCTTCGACACCGACGAAGAGGCGCTGGAGTTGGCCAACGGCGTCAAGTACGGGCTCGCCGCCTACATCTGGACGCAGAACCTGACCCGCGCCCACAACTTCGCCCAAAACGTCGAGGCCGGCATGGTGTGGCTAAACAGCCACAACGTGCGTGACCTGCGCACCCCGTTCGGCGGCGTCAAGGCATCCGGTTTGGGCCATGAGGGCGGCTTCCGCTCCATCGACTTCTATACCGACCAGCAGGCCGTGCACATCACCCTCGGCGCCGTCCACACACCAAAATTCGGCGCTTCCACCAGCAATTAG
- the hpaD gene encoding 3,4-dihydroxyphenylacetate 2,3-dioxygenase, which produces MTNFVPTXTAPAPDIVRCAYMELVVTDLAKSREFYVDVLGLHVTEEDENTIYLRSLEEFIHHNLVLRKGPIAAAAAFAYRVKSXAEVDAAETYYKEMGCRTERRKDGFTKGIGDSVRVEDPLGFPYEFFYETEHVERLTQRYDLYSAGELVRLDHFNQVTPDVPRGRKYLEDLGFRVSEDIKDSDGVTYAAWMHRKQTVHDTALTGGDGPXMHHVAFATHEKHNIIQICDKMGALRISDRIERGPGRHGVSNAFYLYILDPDNHRVEIYTQDYYTGDPDNPTITWDVHDNQRRDWWGNAVVPSWYTEASLVLDLDGNPQPVIKRTDTSEMSVTVGADGFSYTREPGEDRGFKLGTQL; this is translated from the coding sequence ATGACTAACTTTGTCCCCACCNCCACCGCCCCGGCACCTGACATTGTCCGCTGTGCCTACATGGAGCTCGTCGTCACCGATCTGGCTAAGTCCCGCGAGTTCTACGTGGACGTGCTGGGTCTGCACGTCACTGAAGAAGACGAGAACACCATCTACCTGCGCTCCCTGGAGGAGTTCATCCACCATAACCTGGTGTTGCGCAAGGGCCCCATCGCCGCCGCCGCCGCTTTCGCCTACCGGGTGAAGTCCNCCGCCGAGGTGGACGCTGCCGAAACCTATTACAAGGAGATGGGCTGCCGCACCGAGCGCCGCAAGGACGGCTTCACCAAGGGCATTGGCGATTCCGTCCGCGTCGAAGACCCGCTGGGATTCCCCTACGAATTCTTCTACGAGACCGAACACGTGGAGCGCCTCACCCAACGCTATGACCTGTACTCGGCCGGCGAACTGGTCCGGCTGGATCACTTCAACCAGGTCACCCCAGATGTACCGCGCGGGCGCAAGTACCTCGAGGACTTGGGCTTCCGCGTCTCCGAGGACATCAAGGACTCCGACGGCGTCACCTACGCCGCTTGGATGCACCGCAAGCAGACCGTCCATGACACGGCCCTGACCGGCGGCGACGGACCCNGCATGCACCACGTTGCCTTCGCCACGCATGAGAAGCACAACATCATCCAAATCTGCGACAAGATGGGCGCGCTGCGCATCTCCGACCGGATCGAGCGCGGCCCCGGCCGTCACGGCGTCTCCAACGCGTTCTACCTGTACATCCTGGACCCGGATAACCACCGCGTGGAAATCTACACCCAGGACTACTACACCGGCGACCCGGACAACCCCACCATCACGTGGGACGTCCACGACAACCAGCGCCGCGACTGGTGGGGCAACGCCGTGGTCCCGTCCTGGTACACCGAGGCCTCCCTGGTCCTGGACCTGGACGGCAACCCGCAGCCGGTCATCAAGCGCACCGACACCTCCGAAATGTCCGTCACTGTCGGCGCCGACGGCTTCTCCTACACCCGCGAACCGGGCGAAGACCGCGGGTTCAAGTTGGGCACCCAGCTCTAG
- a CDS encoding NAD-dependent succinate-semialdehyde dehydrogenase, which translates to MTITANREAELLASVPTGLLINGQWRNAASGKTLDVHDPATGKVLTSIADGNGEDAMAALDAACAAQASWARTAPRVRAEILRKAFELVTERAEDFALLMSLEMGKPLAEARGEVAYGAEFXRWNSEEAVRDYGRYLTSXEGKNKILVAKKPVGPCLLITPWNFPLAMATRKVGPAVAAGCTMVLKPAKLTPLTSQLXAVVMQEAGLPDGVLNVVAGSRASSISGPLLADPRLRKLSFTGSTSVGKQLMAAATENVLRTSMELGXNAPFLVFEDADLDAAVEGAMAAKMRNMGEACTAANRFLVHESVATEFTAKLAARMXALTVGRGTEAGTDVGPIIEEKARANIHALVTAAVAEGATVLAGGDVVEGEGYFYQPTVLGNVANDAAILHQEIFGPVAPVTTFTDEDDAIRIANSTEYGLASYLYTKDFSRLLRVSEQLEFGMVGFNAGVISNAAAPFGGVKHSGLGREGGSEGIAEYTTTQYIGIADPYA; encoded by the coding sequence ATGACCATCACAGCCAACCGCGAAGCGGAACTGCTCGCCTCCGTCCCCACCGGGCTGCTCATCAACGGGCAATGGCGCAACGCCGCCAGTGGGAAGACGCTTGACGTCCACGATCCTGCCACCGGCAAGGTCCTAACGTCCATAGCGGACGGCAACGGCGAGGACGCCATGGCCGCCCTTGACGCCGCCTGCGCAGCCCAGGCCTCTTGGGCCAGGACCGCGCCGCGCGTGCGGGCCGAGATCCTGCGCAAGGCCTTTGAGCTTGTCACGGAGCGCGCAGAGGACTTTGCGCTGCTGATGAGCCTGGAAATGGGTAAGCCGTTGGCCGAGGCCCGTGGGGAAGTGGCCTACGGTGCGGAGTTTNTGCGCTGGAACTCCGAGGAAGCGGTGCGCGACTACGGCCGCTACCTCACCTCCNCCGAGGGCAAGAACAAGATTCTGGTGGCGAAGAAACCCGTGGGTCCGTGCCTGCTGATCACGCCGTGGAACTTCCCTTTGGCCATGGCCACCCGCAAGGTGGGCCCGGCCGTGGCGGCCGGCTGCACCATGGTGCTCAAGCCGGCGAAGCTGACGCCACTGACGTCCCAACTTNTTGCCGTCGTGATGCAGGAGGCCGGACTGCCCGACGGCGTGCTGAACGTCGTCGCAGGTTCGCGCGCCTCCTCCATCTCCGGGCCGCTGCTGGCAGATCCCCGCCTGCGCAAACTCTCCTTTACCGGGTCCACTAGTGTAGGCAAGCAGCTCATGGCCGCAGCCACCGAGAACGTGCTGCGCACGTCCATGGAGCTAGGGNGCAACGCCCCGTTCCTGGTGTTCGAGGACGCCGATCTGGATGCCGCCGTCGAGGGTGCCATGGCGGCGAAGATGCGCAACATGGGCGAGGCCTGCACGGCTGCCAACCGCTTCCTGGTGCACGAATCGGTGGCCACTGAGTTTACTGCCAAGCTCGCTGCCCGCATGNGGGCGCTGACGGTGGGCCGCGGCACTGAGGCAGGGACCGACGTCGGACCCATCATTGAGGAAAAGGCTCGCGCCAACATCCACGCACTGGTCACCGCCGCCGTCGCCGAAGGTGCCACCGTCTTAGCCGGAGGAGACGTGGTGGAGGGCGAGGGATACTTCTACCAGCCAACAGTGCTGGGCAACGTCGCCAACGACGCTGCGATCCTGCACCAGGAAATCTTTGGCCCGGTGGCACCTGTCACCACGTTCACCGATGAGGACGACGCCATCCGCATCGCCAACTCCACCGAATACGGGTTAGCGTCCTACCTGTACACGAAGGACTTCTCCCGCCTGCTGCGCGTGAGCGAACAACTGGAATTCGGCATGGTGGGCTTCAACGCCGGCGTGATCTCCAACGCGGCCGCACCCTTTGGCGGCGTCAAGCACTCGGGCCTAGGCCGGGAAGGTGGCTCCGAAGGCATCGCAGAATACACCACCACCCAGTACATTGGTATCGCGGACCCCTACGCGTAA